A single window of Arvicanthis niloticus isolate mArvNil1 chromosome 20, mArvNil1.pat.X, whole genome shotgun sequence DNA harbors:
- the Spatc1l gene encoding speriolin-like protein — protein sequence MAEGSELMNRLMSENADLKKQVRLLKENQMLKRLLRESCQESCSRGCRDLLYPKVPSYPETCSPGNGGPDFGRFASVSDTPPQLQTSSLEDLLCSHAPLSSEDDASPGCATTSQMPFKSFLSPPELHARIADRKLTPLLSPLQDSLADKTLLEPREISRPKKVCFSESNLPTGDRSRRTYYLNEIQSFAGAEKDGRIVGEIAFQLDRRILAYVFPGVTRLYGFTVSNIPEKIKQTSIKSLDGSVDEKKLRELTHRYLTLTARLEKLGYSREVHPVFSEFLINTYGILKQRPDLRANPLHSSPAALRKLVIDIVPPKFLGDSLLLLNCLCELSKEDSKPLFAW from the exons ATGGCGGAGGGTAGTGAGCTGATGAACAGGCTCATGAGTGAGAACGCAGACCTGAAGAAGCAGGTGCGCCTCCTGAAGGAAAATCAGATGCTGAAGAGACTGCTCAGGGAGAGTTGCCAGGAGAGCTGTAGTCGAGGGTGCCGGGACCTGCTCTATCCTAAGGTCCCTAGCTACCCTGAGACCTGTTCCCCAGGGAATGGAG GTCCAGATTTTGGAAGGTTTGCCAGTGTCTCTGACACCCCCCCCCAGCTACAGACATCCTCTCTGGAGGACCTGCTATGCTCACACGCCCCACTCTCCAGTGAGGACGACGCCTCCCCAGGCTGTGCAACTACCTCTCAGATGCCTTTCAAGTCCTTCCTCAGCCCTCCAGAACTACATGCACGAATTGCCGACAGGAAGCTGACCCCACTCCTGAGTCCCTTGCAGGACTCCCTGGCTGACAAAACCCTGCTTGAGCCCAGGGAAATCTCACGACCTAAGAAGGTGTGCTTCTCGGAGAGTAACCTGCCCACTGGGGATAGGAGCAGGAGGACCTATTACCTCAATG AGATCCAGAGTTTTGCCGGTGCTGAGAAGGATGGCCGCATCGTTGGTGAGATCGCGTTCCAGCTTGACCGGCGTATCCTGGCCTATGTGTTCCCAGGGGTGACTCGCCTCTACGGTTTCACAGTGTCCAACATCCCTGAGAAAATTAAGCAG ACGTCTATCAAGTCCCTAGACGGCTCCGTGGATGAGAAGAAGCTGCGTGAACTGACGCATCGCTATCTGACTCTGACGGCACGGCTGGAGAAGCTGGGCTACAGCCGCGAGGTGCACCCGGTGTTTAGTGAGTTTCTCATCAATACCTACGGCATCCTGAAGCAGCGTCCAGACTTGCGGGCCAACCCACTGCACAGCAGCCCAGCTGCGCTGCGCAAGCTCGTCATTGACATTGTGCCGCCCAAGTTCCTGGGTGACTCCCTGCTACTGCTGAATTGCCTGTGTGAACTCTCCAAGGAGGACAGTAAACCACTCTTTGCCTGGTGA